Proteins encoded in a region of the Bactrocera tryoni isolate S06 chromosome 4, CSIRO_BtryS06_freeze2, whole genome shotgun sequence genome:
- the LOC120775002 gene encoding integrator complex subunit 2 produces the protein MANITSRVFAAMQNLDIAALSTYPSHEIRPVLPSLVRMSLLSPLDNTESSMESRKQILAVLIGIEVVNSIVSYLQVNYHELEQELKKELQARQKSVYFEGQQHEFGLQTGIALGFERADVTRKVRVVLSEIFNIQWQLSDQKTFLQSEILDDGIYLEEVVDILCIALAELPSLLNILELADALVHVQNGQRIICALVANFPDCYRDVVTHIILNCDEESNEGKLKLSLLMALNEMNPSQALPTRSICVEILKVPSFMLKLCLKFPEDLVAFLTGMLLGNDQNVRTWFAIYIRSSQKRKSDALNLVRVELLQQLQKNVQKSLNPGNGEDYTVQGVVLMRLYCALRGIAGLKFNDDEVNMLTQLVTSRPQPTQSGLRFVSLALCMLIACPSLVSTTVLENKSVEWLQWLIKEDKFFGRKSDTSASLGEMLLLLAIHFHSNQITAISELVCSTLAMKIPIRPNSTNRIKQVFTQDLFTEQVVASHAVRVPVTPNLNANISGYLSVHCIHQLLKSRAFLKHKVPIKLWIYKQICNSVRPVHPVMPALIEVYVNSLIVPNPLGKVNVDHMHKPFSETEILHIFKSSKATTIDNKNFFGATQTISIGATSAELEEIVGIEVKCNLTAQLLILYYLVLYEETRLSNTHNQSTAGRKIKEYTNNFLAELPMKYLLQKAEQYQNDYAGLFHPLLRLIISNYPHLSMVDDWMEEHYVSNPVSPNLMVNKQIERALVIKALEKISTKPAIAIRVFKALLKLPAEDLAQYTDLIVENMSKVFQKNVPRIIQELYKDIWLRLNSVLPTSFWKMSLNSVMNAETGATRCTYVNEDLLDPLQVLRCGKHVFYSPYTLMILLRILQGSLAASKAFLNIQMQSKQILDKNGQLQSDSDRDELKTALIASQESAAVHILLEVLADMNKNAKDTVATFSLRETQGIICSFIHQAFISEPSLAKLVHFQTYPREVIPMMVMGVPSMHICIDFLHEFLSMPEMDKQIFTIDLASHLVLKYAIPKSLSVSKFCINTVQSSLSLLSTHAKCKFLSNILPALIRFAEAFPILVDDCINILMLTGKSLHSQGTLGINSTQMQLTSNTKQKCFKDTQQYISMIEEAFETLITKIVNKVELY, from the exons ATGGCAAATATAACTTCAAGAGTTTTTGCGGCCATGCAAAATTTGGATATTGCAGCTCTTTCCACTTATCCATCTCACGAAATACGTCCGGTGTTGCCTTCACTAGTACGGATGAGTTTATTGTCCCCTCTTGATAACACGGAATCATCAATGGAATCGCGTAAACAAATTTTAGCGGTTCTCATTGGAATTGAAGTTGTAAATAGTATAGTTTCATACTTGCAAGTGAATTACCATGAGTTAGAacaggaattaaaaaaagagCTGCAAGCACGTCAGAAGTCGGTGTACTTCGAAGGGCAGCAGCATGAATTTGGTTTACAGACCGGTATAGCTCTCGGATTTGAGCGCGCAGATGTTACTCGGAAGGTGCGAGTTGTTTTATCTgagatttttaatattcaatgGCAATTATCGgatcaaaaaacatttttgcaatCAGAGATTCTGGACGATGGAATCTATTTGGAGGAAGTTGTCGATATTTTATGTATTGCTTTGGCGGAACTTCcttctttattgaatattttggaATTAGCGGATGCTTTGGTGCATGTGCAAAATGGACAACGTATTATTTGCGCTTTAGTGGCAAATTTTCCTGATTGCTACAGGGATGTGGTTACACATATTATTCTGAATTGTGATGAAGAAAGTAATGAAGGGAAACTAAAACTCTCATTATTAATGGCGCTAAATGAAATGAACCCATCTCAAGCATTGCCAACGCGATCTATATGTGTAGAGATTCTAAAAGTTCCATCTTTTATGCTCAAACTTTGTTTAAAGTTTCCCGAAGACTTG GTGGCCTTTCTCACTGGAATGCTACTCGGCAATGATCAAAACGTTCGGACGTGGTTCGCTATTTATATAAGGTCAAGTCAGAAAAGAAAGAGCGACGCATTGAATTTAGTGCGAGTAGAGCTACTGCAACAGttgcaaaaaaatgttcaaaaatctttaaatcCAGGAAATGGGGAAGATTATACTGTACAAGGAGTAGTGTTAATGCGTTTATATTGCGCTTTGCGTGGAATAGCCGGATTGAA ATTTAATGATGACGAAGTCAATATGTTAACTCAACTAGTTACTAGCCGCCCACAACCAACACAATCCGGACTTCGATTCGTCTCATTGGCCCTTTGTATGCTTATTGCGTGTCCATCTCTTGTATCAACAACAGTTCTTGAAAATAAATCAGTTGAATGGCTACAATGGCTTATAAAGGAAGATAAATTTTTTGGCAGAAAGTCAGACACCTCTGCATCTCTGGGTGAAATGTTGCTCTTGCTCGCAATACATTTCCATAGCAATCAAATAACTGCCATCAGCGAGTTAGTTTGTTCTACTTTAGCCATGAAAATTCCTATTCGTCCAAATAGTACAAATCGTATAAAACAAGTTTTCACACAAGATCTATTTACTGAACAAGTGGTCGCATCTCATGCAGTTCGCGTGCCAGTAACACccaatttaaatgcaaatatttccgGTTATCTTTCGGTCCATTGTATACATCAATTATTGAAATCTCGAGCATTTTTAAAGCATAAAGTTCCTATTAAACTATGGATTTACAAGCAAATCTGTAATTCTGTGCGACCAGTTCATCCTGTTATGCCAGCTTTAATAGAAGTTTATGTTAATTCGTTAATAGTACCGAATCCGTTGGGGAAAGTCAATGTTGATCACATGCATAAACCATTCTCTGAAAccgaaattttacatatttttaaatcatcGAAAGCTACtactattgataataaaaactTCTTTGGAGCCACCCAAACTATTTCAATTGGCGCTACATCCGCAGAATTGGAGGAAATAGTAGGCATTGaagtaaaatgtaatttaacgGCTCAACTACTTATACTATATTATTTGGTTCTTTATGAAGAGACTCGTCTTTCTAATACACACAATCAGTCTACCGCcggaagaaaaataaaagagtaTACCAATAACTTCCTGGCAGAGCTGCCTATGAAGTATTTGTTGCAGAAAGCGGAACAATATCAAAATGATTACGCTGGTCTATTTCATCCATTACTTCGCTTAATTATCTCCAACTATCCTCATTTGAGCATGGTTGACGATTGGATGGAGGAGCACTATGTATCTAATCCAGTATCACCAAATCTCATGGTGAATAAACAAATTGAACGTGCTCTTGTTATTAAGGCACTTGAAAAAATAAGTACGAAACCGGCAATAGCAATACGGGTTTTTAAAGCGCTTTTGAAGCTGCCTGCTGAAGATCTTGCGCAATATACAGATTTAATAGTTGAAAACATGTCAAAAGTTTTTCAGAAAAACGTTCCACGAATTATTCAAGAACTCTATAAGGATATATGGTTACGACTTAATTCGGTTTTACCTACTAGTTTTTGGAAAATGTCTTTAAATTCTGTAATGAATGCGGAAACTGGTGCTAcaagatgtacatatgttaatgaAGATTTATTGGATCCATTACAGGTTCTAAG GTGCGGTAAACATGTGTTTTACTCTCCTTACACGTTAATGATATTGCTCCGAATACTTCAAGGAAGTTTGGCCGCATCTAAAGCTTTTCTCAACATACAAATGCAATCTAAACAGATATTAGATAAAAATGGTCAGTTACAAAGTGATAGTGATCGCGATGAATTGAAGACAGCATTAATTGCATCTCAGGAGAGCGCAGCTGTGCATATACTTCTGGAGGTTTTAGCAGACatgaacaaaaatgcaaaagacaCCGTAGCAACGTTTTCGTTACGAGAAACGCAAGGCATAATATGCTCATTTATACATCAGGCTTTTATATCCGAACCTTCCTTAGCTAAACTAGTTCACTTCCAAACATATCCACGAGAAGTTATACCAATGATGGTAATGGGAGTCCCTtcaatgcatatatgtatagattTTTTGCATGAATTTCTCAGTATGCCGGAAAtggataaacaaatttttacaatCGATTTAGCATCACATCTCGTTCTTAAATACGCTATACCGAAAAGTTTGAGTGTCTCAAAATTCTGTATTAACACAGTCCAATCTTCCTTATCACTACTTTCCACACATGCTAAGTGCAAATTTTTAAGTAACATTCTTCCGGCCCTTATACGATTCGCGGAAGCTTTCCCAATTTTAGTTGACGACTGTATTAATATTTTGATGTTAACTGGAAAGAGTTTGCATTCACAGGGAACTTTAGGTATTAACTCAACTCAAATGCAACTTACatcaaatacaaaacaaaagtgcTTCAAGGATACACAACAATATATAAGCATGATAGAGGAAGCTTTTGAAACGCTGATTACTAAAATTGTGAATAAAGTTGAACTGTACTGA